A region from the Candidatus Electrothrix scaldis genome encodes:
- a CDS encoding bifunctional riboflavin kinase/FAD synthetase — MQLYRSLDEIKSPFERPVVTIGNFDGVHLGHQLLFHEVAIRAKRSGGTSVAITFDPHPLKVLRPDGIRLISSTRQKIELIRMAGIDALLILPFDQKFAETTASDFVNTVLCNTIGVHELVVGYDYAFGKGREGNIDFLRSQGEKKGFPVTIVEAHHEEGMLVSSTKIRELVMEGRMDDVRNLLGRCYHIHGEVQRGKQRGGSEIGFPTANLKLSEEDLCPKKGVYVTQVIYDDKMYGSVTNIGYNPTFAENELVAETHIFDFNKDIYGHPIHLNVLRYLRGEVKFNSIQELSAQIKQDVATAKQVLADAAKERVLSCEERFNTLAV, encoded by the coding sequence TTTGAACGCCCGGTAGTCACCATCGGCAATTTTGACGGGGTACACCTGGGACACCAGCTTCTTTTTCATGAGGTGGCAATTCGAGCCAAACGGAGCGGCGGCACCTCCGTAGCCATCACCTTTGACCCGCATCCACTTAAAGTGTTGCGGCCCGATGGTATCAGACTGATCTCCTCGACCCGGCAAAAAATCGAGCTCATTCGCATGGCGGGAATTGACGCTCTGCTCATTCTCCCCTTTGATCAGAAATTCGCAGAAACCACGGCCAGCGACTTTGTCAATACCGTGCTCTGCAACACTATAGGGGTTCATGAATTAGTGGTGGGGTATGATTATGCCTTTGGCAAGGGCAGAGAGGGGAATATCGACTTCCTCCGTAGCCAGGGCGAAAAAAAAGGCTTCCCGGTCACCATAGTTGAGGCCCATCATGAAGAGGGGATGCTGGTCTCCAGCACCAAAATTCGCGAGTTGGTTATGGAAGGGCGAATGGACGATGTGCGTAACTTACTCGGTCGCTGCTACCACATTCACGGCGAGGTTCAACGGGGCAAGCAACGGGGCGGCTCTGAGATAGGCTTTCCCACCGCAAACCTGAAACTTTCAGAAGAGGATCTCTGCCCGAAAAAAGGCGTCTATGTCACCCAGGTCATCTATGATGACAAGATGTACGGCAGCGTCACCAATATAGGCTATAATCCCACCTTTGCAGAAAATGAACTGGTGGCTGAAACACATATCTTTGATTTCAACAAAGATATCTATGGCCACCCTATCCACCTTAACGTGCTCCGTTATTTACGTGGGGAAGTGAAGTTCAACTCCATACAGGAGCTCTCCGCACAAATCAAGCAAGATGTCGCTACAGCAAAGCAGGTACTTGCTGATGCTGCAAAGGAGCGTGTTCTCTCCTGCGAGGAGCGCTTTAACACTCTAGCGGTCTGA
- a CDS encoding phosphoenolpyruvate carboxykinase domain-containing protein, whose amino-acid sequence MNTADRQNNRHAQDSSTSVFRLETMKTFLAGLMDEADTAKLMQCSPAVIEPIFNGATRMNPASLFLNTGSPEDMAYIRRQALNHNEEFSLATPGHTCHFDGPKDQGRDTANTKYLAYPDTHISSLQQKLEHRAGLVEVRMIMDDLMVNKEMIVSFISRGPIGSKVADPTLQITDSYYVIHSEYLLYRMLDPATFSREVETKGYLFVNYHTAGELTPEHVSAHLEYRRIYMDVERYHSYSANNQYAGNSIAPKKINHRFANMNNLRRYFGSRLDEHMFITGFDVDGETVYFAGAYPSGCGKTGTAMTGDALIGDDLAKIFIDKESGEVRAVNPEKGMFGIIEGVNRKDDPETMDVLEREGEEVIFSNLLIHDQKPYWQGCGYDLPDAGRNFTGEWTKDSGQPLSHKNARFTISLDTLTNYDSATENPEGVKLSALVFGGRDYTTMPTIVMAHDWMNTVVHGAIIRSATTATELGADGSEKRSPFANEAFFPGPLGEYIAHYKAFGENPDINEDCLPSGFQVNYWLHKSSRRELAPGEEDGLLGEKRDTKVWMRIMALMHQGKVETIWTPIGLIPKYRDLKQLFRELLDKDYSEEVYTYQFSLHIEKLIQRIDMSIEEFAKEQEMPEEFFHTLDTWRGDLRALESIVGSVVTPAQVIEYAAAHMEG is encoded by the coding sequence ATGAATACTGCTGACCGACAGAATAACCGCCATGCGCAAGACAGCTCGACAAGCGTTTTCAGACTCGAAACCATGAAAACTTTTCTTGCTGGTTTGATGGATGAAGCCGACACTGCCAAGCTCATGCAGTGTAGCCCGGCTGTTATTGAGCCGATCTTCAACGGGGCGACCAGAATGAATCCGGCCTCGCTGTTTCTGAATACCGGTTCTCCAGAGGATATGGCCTATATCAGGCGGCAGGCACTTAATCATAATGAAGAATTCTCACTGGCGACCCCGGGCCATACCTGTCATTTTGATGGACCGAAAGATCAGGGCCGTGATACAGCAAATACCAAATATCTTGCCTATCCTGATACGCATATTAGTTCGCTCCAGCAGAAGCTTGAACACCGGGCAGGTTTAGTGGAAGTTCGTATGATTATGGATGATCTTATGGTGAATAAGGAGATGATCGTCTCTTTTATTTCCCGTGGTCCTATTGGCAGCAAAGTTGCTGACCCTACGCTTCAGATCACCGATTCCTACTATGTTATTCATAGTGAGTATCTGCTCTATCGCATGCTTGATCCAGCGACCTTTTCCCGTGAGGTTGAGACAAAAGGGTATCTTTTTGTGAATTATCATACGGCTGGTGAACTGACACCTGAGCATGTCTCTGCGCATTTGGAGTATCGTCGTATCTATATGGATGTAGAGCGCTATCATTCCTATAGCGCCAATAATCAGTACGCAGGCAACTCTATTGCCCCGAAAAAGATTAATCATCGTTTTGCCAATATGAACAATCTGCGCCGTTACTTTGGCAGTCGGTTGGATGAGCATATGTTTATCACTGGTTTTGATGTTGATGGCGAGACGGTTTATTTTGCAGGGGCCTATCCCAGCGGATGTGGTAAGACTGGAACCGCCATGACCGGCGATGCTCTGATTGGCGATGATCTTGCCAAGATCTTCATCGACAAGGAAAGCGGTGAGGTTCGGGCCGTGAATCCGGAAAAGGGCATGTTTGGGATTATCGAAGGGGTGAACCGGAAGGATGATCCAGAAACAATGGACGTGCTAGAGCGGGAGGGAGAGGAGGTTATTTTCTCTAACCTGCTGATCCATGACCAAAAGCCATACTGGCAGGGCTGCGGCTATGACCTGCCGGATGCAGGGCGTAATTTTACAGGAGAATGGACAAAAGATTCCGGCCAGCCCCTGTCCCATAAAAACGCTCGCTTTACCATTTCCCTGGATACCTTGACCAATTACGATTCGGCCACAGAAAATCCCGAAGGGGTCAAGCTCAGTGCCCTTGTCTTTGGCGGGCGGGATTACACAACCATGCCCACCATTGTCATGGCCCATGACTGGATGAACACCGTGGTGCATGGGGCCATTATCCGCTCTGCAACCACAGCTACAGAGCTTGGTGCGGATGGCAGTGAGAAACGTTCTCCTTTTGCCAATGAGGCCTTTTTTCCCGGTCCCTTAGGGGAATACATTGCTCATTATAAGGCCTTTGGAGAAAATCCAGACATCAATGAGGACTGTCTGCCCAGCGGTTTCCAAGTCAATTACTGGCTGCATAAGAGTTCCCGTCGGGAGCTTGCTCCGGGAGAAGAGGATGGCCTGTTGGGAGAAAAACGGGACACTAAGGTCTGGATGCGGATTATGGCCTTGATGCATCAGGGAAAGGTGGAAACCATTTGGACCCCTATTGGGCTGATCCCCAAATATCGGGACCTGAAGCAGCTCTTTCGTGAGTTGCTTGATAAGGACTATTCGGAGGAAGTGTACACCTACCAGTTTTCTCTTCATATTGAAAAGCTTATCCAGCGGATAGATATGTCTATTGAGGAGTTTGCCAAGGAGCAGGAGATGCCAGAAGAATTTTTCCATACTCTGGATACCTGGAGAGGGGATTTGCGGGCCCTGGAATCTATTGTTGGCTCTGTGGTGACGCCTGCGCAGGTGATTGAATATGCAGCTGCGCATATGGAGGGCTAG
- a CDS encoding glycosyltransferase family 2 protein — protein MNPAIIIPVYNHGTQIGEVIRQTRQLALPIFVIDDGSTDSTPEVLAALDGITVLRHAENLGKGAALLTGFKAAEQQGHDWVISLDGDGQHKPEDAKQLLQSTENTPRCLVVGKRQGMEDNANVPWTSRFGRGFSNFWVWAAGGPLLADSQSGFRLYPLPESLHLHVQARRYQFEVEILVKARLHGLPVKEAPIQVLYQAKGVRVSHFQPWLDFRRNSATFNRLIWERIFRIFNSILKIITF, from the coding sequence ATGAACCCCGCCATCATTATCCCTGTCTATAATCACGGCACGCAAATAGGCGAGGTCATCCGCCAAACCCGGCAGCTTGCCCTCCCAATCTTTGTCATTGACGACGGCTCCACCGACTCCACCCCGGAAGTTTTAGCTGCTCTTGATGGCATTACCGTCCTGCGCCATGCAGAAAACTTAGGCAAAGGAGCAGCTCTACTCACTGGCTTCAAGGCCGCAGAACAACAAGGCCATGATTGGGTTATCAGCCTGGATGGTGACGGGCAGCACAAGCCTGAAGACGCGAAACAATTATTGCAATCAACTGAAAACACTCCCCGTTGCCTGGTTGTGGGCAAACGACAGGGCATGGAAGATAATGCCAATGTCCCCTGGACCAGCCGCTTTGGCCGGGGCTTTTCCAATTTCTGGGTCTGGGCAGCAGGAGGTCCCTTGCTGGCAGATTCCCAATCCGGCTTTCGCCTCTATCCCCTCCCGGAAAGCCTGCATCTCCATGTCCAGGCCCGACGCTATCAATTCGAGGTGGAAATTCTGGTCAAGGCTCGCTTGCACGGACTTCCTGTCAAAGAGGCTCCCATCCAGGTGCTTTACCAAGCCAAGGGCGTCCGGGTGAGTCATTTTCAACCCTGGCTGGATTTCCGGCGCAACTCCGCCACCTTCAACCGCTTAATCTGGGAAAGAATTTTCAGGATATTTAATTCTATTTTAAAAATCATAACCTTCTGA
- a CDS encoding UPF0158 family protein, whose amino-acid sequence MAIKFSDIEFAFDFVSMGQMHMHSAYICRKTGKIFYTSEMGDSDELPEDIYENEQYVKIPHKNDLDLGKALVIDFTSDHMPDNIEDVYSIFRKKGAYSKFKNLLEAKDLLEEWYSFEEKRQNEALRDWCKEKKIETTG is encoded by the coding sequence ATGGCAATAAAATTTTCTGATATTGAATTTGCTTTTGACTTTGTGAGCATGGGCCAAATGCATATGCACAGTGCCTACATTTGCCGCAAAACTGGCAAAATATTCTATACCTCAGAAATGGGGGACTCCGACGAACTGCCAGAAGATATTTATGAAAATGAGCAGTATGTCAAAATTCCGCACAAAAACGATCTGGACCTTGGCAAAGCTTTGGTAATAGATTTCACGTCCGACCACATGCCAGATAATATTGAAGATGTTTATTCAATTTTCCGTAAGAAAGGGGCCTACTCAAAATTTAAGAACTTACTGGAAGCAAAAGATTTACTGGAAGAATGGTACTCATTCGAAGAAAAGCGTCAGAATGAAGCATTAAGAGATTGGTGCAAAGAAAAGAAAATAGAAACAACGGGGTAA
- the pgm gene encoding phosphoglucomutase (alpha-D-glucose-1,6-bisphosphate-dependent) — protein sequence MSIHHLAGKPAPKSILVNVPELISAYFTRKPDVQEATERVSFGTSGHRGSSLKRSFNEAHILAVTQAVCEYRQQAGINGILFMGMDTHPLSWPAQLTALQVLAANDVTVRIAAGPGGEDFGYTPTPVISHAILTHNRNSKDSSKTCDGIVITPSHNPPMDGGFKYNPPHGGPADTDVTKVIEARANAILEDGLTAVKMVPLADALKAENVKLYDYITPYVNDLEQVIDMEAIAQSGIRIGADAMGGAGMAYWQAIKEQYGLNMEIFHDSLDSTFSFMHCDKDGKIRMDCSSPYAMAGLVAMKEDFAIAFGNDTDFDRHGIVTKSVGLMNPNHYLSVAISYLAQNRPQWRNDLKIGKTLVSSSIIDRAAAHLGRKVIEVPVGFKWFVDGLLKGTVFFGGEESAGASFLRKDGTVWSTDKDGIILNLLAAEITAKTGRDPGEHYQELTEQFGAPIYARIDAPASPKQKAVLKNLKPEDVQATSLAGEPITAVLTNAPGNDAPIGGLKIVAENGWCALRPSGTEDIYKIYAESFIDEAHLSRIQEEAKAMVASLL from the coding sequence ATGAGCATACACCACCTTGCAGGAAAACCTGCCCCGAAGTCCATCTTAGTCAATGTTCCAGAGCTTATCTCCGCCTATTTCACCCGGAAGCCCGATGTCCAGGAAGCCACTGAACGGGTCAGCTTCGGCACTTCGGGCCATCGCGGCAGCTCGCTGAAACGGAGCTTCAACGAGGCCCATATTCTGGCTGTGACCCAGGCGGTCTGCGAGTATCGACAGCAGGCCGGGATTAATGGCATTCTCTTTATGGGCATGGACACCCATCCCCTGTCCTGGCCTGCCCAACTGACAGCACTTCAGGTGCTGGCTGCCAACGATGTGACCGTCCGCATTGCAGCCGGACCAGGAGGTGAGGACTTTGGCTACACTCCGACCCCGGTGATCTCCCATGCTATCCTGACCCATAACCGCAACAGTAAAGACAGCAGCAAGACCTGCGACGGCATCGTCATCACCCCGTCCCATAATCCACCGATGGATGGTGGCTTCAAGTATAATCCCCCACATGGTGGCCCGGCTGATACGGACGTGACCAAGGTGATTGAGGCCCGCGCCAATGCCATTCTGGAAGACGGGTTGACAGCAGTAAAAATGGTCCCGCTTGCGGACGCGCTCAAGGCCGAGAACGTCAAGCTGTATGACTACATCACACCGTATGTCAACGATCTTGAACAGGTGATTGATATGGAGGCCATTGCGCAATCCGGTATCCGCATTGGTGCGGATGCAATGGGTGGGGCCGGCATGGCCTATTGGCAGGCCATTAAAGAGCAATACGGCCTGAATATGGAGATCTTCCATGACAGCCTGGATTCCACCTTCTCCTTTATGCATTGCGATAAGGACGGTAAAATCCGAATGGACTGCTCGTCGCCCTATGCAATGGCCGGACTGGTTGCCATGAAGGAAGATTTTGCTATCGCCTTTGGGAATGATACCGACTTTGACCGACATGGGATCGTCACCAAAAGCGTGGGTCTGATGAACCCGAATCATTACCTGAGCGTGGCGATCTCCTACCTTGCTCAAAATCGTCCTCAATGGCGGAATGATCTCAAGATCGGCAAAACTCTGGTCAGTAGTTCTATTATTGATCGGGCAGCGGCTCATCTTGGCAGAAAGGTGATTGAGGTGCCGGTGGGCTTTAAGTGGTTTGTAGACGGCCTGCTCAAGGGGACTGTTTTCTTCGGCGGCGAGGAAAGTGCCGGGGCCAGCTTCCTGCGTAAGGACGGCACGGTCTGGAGTACGGATAAGGACGGTATTATCCTTAACCTGCTGGCAGCGGAAATCACGGCCAAAACCGGACGTGATCCGGGAGAGCATTATCAGGAACTAACCGAGCAGTTCGGCGCACCCATCTACGCCCGCATTGATGCCCCGGCAAGCCCGAAACAGAAGGCCGTGCTCAAGAATCTCAAACCGGAAGATGTCCAGGCAACCTCTTTGGCCGGAGAACCTATCACCGCAGTGCTTACTAATGCACCGGGTAATGACGCGCCTATCGGCGGCCTGAAGATCGTGGCGGAAAATGGTTGGTGCGCCCTGCGGCCCTCCGGCACCGAGGATATCTACAAGATCTACGCGGAAAGCTTTATTGATGAGGCCCACCTGAGCCGAATTCAGGAAGAGGCCAAGGCAATGGTCGCGTCCCTGTTATAA
- the nadC gene encoding carboxylating nicotinate-nucleotide diphosphorylase — MDTFLLDEQLRHFLREDLEHGDITTDAIFSDQETASVTLRAREALVAAGLERVAARVFQLLDGRVTFSQATPDGQQVDSGDVLMTVSGPVRSLLRGERVALNLIQRLCGIATLTRQYVDAVQGLKARIVDTRKTTPGLRMLEKYAVRVGGGRNHRYSLSDGVLIKDNHIAACGSIRQTVERARAAVPHTIAIEVETDTLEQVQECLECRAQIIMLDNMDLDTMRKAVSMINGKALVEASGGVNLDTVRSIAETGVDIISVGALTHSARSCDIGLDW, encoded by the coding sequence ATGGACACCTTTCTCCTCGACGAACAACTCCGCCATTTCCTGCGGGAAGATCTGGAACACGGCGACATCACCACGGATGCCATCTTTTCTGATCAGGAAACCGCTTCGGTCACTCTCCGGGCCAGAGAAGCCTTGGTTGCTGCTGGCCTGGAACGGGTTGCTGCCAGAGTTTTCCAGCTCCTTGATGGGCGCGTGACGTTTTCTCAGGCAACACCGGATGGACAGCAGGTAGACTCCGGTGATGTGCTGATGACCGTCAGCGGGCCGGTTCGCAGCCTGCTCCGGGGCGAGCGCGTGGCCCTCAACCTTATCCAACGGCTCTGCGGCATTGCAACCCTAACCCGTCAGTACGTGGATGCGGTGCAGGGACTCAAGGCCAGGATTGTTGATACTCGTAAAACCACCCCAGGCCTGCGCATGCTGGAAAAATATGCCGTCCGGGTCGGCGGGGGCAGGAATCACCGCTACAGCCTCAGCGATGGCGTTCTGATCAAGGATAACCATATTGCGGCCTGCGGCTCCATCCGCCAAACTGTGGAACGGGCACGGGCAGCAGTGCCGCATACCATCGCCATTGAGGTGGAGACCGATACCCTGGAGCAGGTCCAGGAATGCCTGGAATGCAGGGCACAGATCATCATGCTGGATAATATGGACCTCGACACCATGCGAAAGGCCGTCAGTATGATCAACGGCAAGGCCTTAGTCGAGGCCTCCGGTGGGGTCAACCTGGACACTGTGCGGAGCATAGCAGAAACCGGGGTGGATATTATCTCTGTCGGTGCCCTCACCCACTCCGCCAGATCCTGTGATATCGGATTAGATTGGTAA
- a CDS encoding DnaJ domain-containing protein yields MNKKEWQAIEQAREILHLGGQASAAEIKQAYHLMCKKYHPDRAAEENKKKYAEIMCRLTAAYELLMRYIKQYRFPLKPDKDTLYDPEDWWMNRFGDDPLWGRKKR; encoded by the coding sequence ATGAATAAAAAGGAATGGCAGGCCATTGAACAGGCCCGCGAAATATTGCACTTAGGCGGGCAGGCAAGTGCAGCTGAAATAAAGCAGGCCTATCACCTGATGTGCAAAAAATATCATCCAGACCGAGCAGCAGAGGAAAATAAAAAAAAGTACGCTGAAATTATGTGCCGTTTGACGGCGGCTTACGAGCTCCTCATGCGCTATATCAAACAATACCGATTTCCCCTGAAACCGGACAAAGATACCCTCTATGATCCTGAAGATTGGTGGATGAATCGTTTTGGGGATGATCCGCTTTGGGGAAGAAAAAAACGCTAA
- a CDS encoding protein-glutamate O-methyltransferase CheR, translated as MDESDIEQIEINLLLDAVVQRYGYDFRHYARASIERRARSLYQSNGCRYLSEILPALLRDESFLEKIIREFSVTVTDMFRDPSVYQSIREEVVPMLRTYPYIKVWVAGCATGEEAYSIAILLMEEGLYDRSIVYGTDFNDIALEQARKGVYSLEQVETFTGNYQQAGGTDALTNYFSLAEEGHVIQERVKKNITFANHNLVTDTVFGEMHLILCRNVLIYFDKNLQKRVLDIFRDSLVFDGFFCLGSKESLRFSGLEEAMKVINENARIYQKKVL; from the coding sequence ATGGATGAGTCCGATATTGAGCAGATAGAAATAAATCTCCTGTTGGATGCTGTGGTGCAACGCTACGGCTATGATTTTCGTCATTATGCCCGTGCCTCTATCGAGCGTCGAGCCCGTAGTTTATACCAAAGCAATGGCTGCCGTTATCTTTCGGAAATATTGCCTGCTCTTTTGCGGGATGAATCGTTCTTGGAAAAGATTATCCGGGAGTTTTCAGTAACTGTCACGGATATGTTTCGCGACCCTTCTGTCTACCAGAGCATCAGGGAGGAGGTCGTGCCGATGTTACGAACCTATCCCTATATCAAGGTCTGGGTTGCTGGTTGTGCCACCGGGGAAGAGGCATATTCTATTGCCATCCTTCTTATGGAAGAGGGGCTGTATGATCGCTCTATAGTCTATGGAACCGATTTCAATGATATTGCTTTAGAGCAAGCCAGGAAGGGTGTTTATTCCCTGGAGCAAGTGGAGACTTTTACCGGAAATTATCAGCAGGCAGGAGGGACCGACGCCTTAACGAATTATTTTAGCCTGGCAGAGGAAGGACATGTTATTCAGGAAAGGGTGAAGAAGAATATTACCTTTGCCAACCATAATTTGGTCACAGATACTGTCTTTGGTGAAATGCACTTAATTCTCTGCCGTAATGTTTTGATCTACTTTGATAAAAATTTACAGAAACGAGTCTTGGATATTTTTCGGGACAGTCTGGTCTTTGACGGTTTTTTTTGTCTCGGCAGTAAGGAGAGTCTCCGGTTTTCCGGCTTGGAAGAGGCTATGAAGGTGATCAATGAGAATGCTCGGATCTATCAAAAAAAGGTCCTGTAA